A genomic window from Pseudocitrobacter corydidari includes:
- the cirA gene encoding catecholate siderophore receptor CirA — protein MFRLNPFVRGGLCVSALSLALPVTAATEGEQMVVTAAATEQSVKDAPASISVITQEDLQRKPVQNLKDILKEVPGVQLTNEGDNRQGVSIRGLDSSYTLILIDGKRVNSRNAVFRHNDFDLNWIPADSIERIEVVRGPMSSLYGSDALGGVVNIITKKIGQKWTGSITADTTIQENRDRGDTYNGQFFTSGPLVDGVLGVKAFGSLSKREKDKQESSTTSATGETPRIEGFTSRDANVEFAWTPTDNQDITAGYGFDRQDRNSDSLDKNRLERQNYSLSHNGRWDVGNSELKFYGEKVDNKNPGNSSPITSESNTIDGKYVLPVGAINQLITFGGEWRHDKLKDPVNLTGGTSSETSASQYALFIEDEWRIFEPLALTTGIRMDDHETYGDHWSPRAYLVYSATDTVTVKGGWATAFKAPSLLQLSPDWTTNSCRGGCRIVGSPDLKPETSESWEIGLYYQGEEGWLEGVQGSVTTFRNDVEDMINIARTSDVSAAPGYSNFVGFDSSGKPIFAYYNVNKARIQGVETELKVPFGEQWKVTLNYTYNDGRDLSNGGNKPLKELPFHTANGRVDWTPVQDWSFYLAARYNGEQRAVSATSKTPGGYTTWDLGGAWQATQNVKLRAGVLNLGDKDLSRDDYSYNEDGRRYFMAVDYRF, from the coding sequence ATGTTCAGGTTAAACCCCTTCGTACGGGGCGGGCTCTGCGTGTCCGCTTTGTCACTGGCGCTGCCGGTTACCGCCGCCACTGAAGGCGAACAAATGGTCGTCACCGCTGCTGCAACCGAGCAGAGCGTCAAAGATGCCCCCGCCAGTATCAGCGTGATCACTCAGGAAGATCTGCAGCGCAAGCCGGTGCAAAACCTGAAAGATATCCTCAAAGAAGTGCCGGGCGTACAGCTCACCAACGAAGGCGATAATCGCCAGGGCGTGAGTATTCGCGGCCTCGACAGCAGCTACACCCTGATTCTTATCGATGGCAAACGCGTGAATTCGCGCAATGCCGTTTTCCGCCATAACGACTTTGACCTGAACTGGATCCCGGCAGATTCCATCGAGCGTATCGAAGTGGTGCGCGGGCCGATGTCCTCACTTTACGGTTCCGATGCGCTGGGCGGCGTGGTCAACATCATCACCAAAAAGATTGGTCAGAAGTGGACGGGCAGCATCACGGCTGATACCACCATTCAGGAAAACCGCGATCGCGGCGATACCTACAACGGCCAGTTCTTTACCAGCGGCCCATTGGTGGATGGCGTACTGGGGGTGAAAGCCTTTGGTAGCCTCTCCAAACGTGAGAAAGATAAGCAGGAATCGTCCACCACCAGCGCCACCGGCGAAACGCCGCGCATCGAAGGCTTTACCAGCCGCGACGCGAACGTCGAATTTGCCTGGACCCCCACGGATAATCAGGACATCACCGCCGGTTACGGTTTTGACCGTCAGGACAGAAATTCAGATTCGCTGGATAAGAACCGTCTTGAGCGTCAAAACTATTCCCTGAGTCATAACGGTCGTTGGGATGTCGGTAACAGCGAGCTGAAGTTCTACGGTGAAAAAGTCGATAACAAGAACCCCGGCAACAGCAGCCCGATCACCTCAGAAAGCAACACCATTGACGGTAAATATGTGCTGCCGGTGGGGGCTATCAACCAGTTGATCACGTTCGGCGGCGAATGGCGACACGACAAGCTGAAAGATCCGGTTAACCTGACCGGCGGCACCAGCAGCGAGACCTCTGCCAGTCAGTACGCGCTGTTTATTGAAGATGAGTGGCGTATTTTTGAACCGCTGGCGCTGACCACCGGTATTCGTATGGACGATCACGAAACCTATGGCGACCACTGGAGCCCGCGTGCGTACCTCGTTTATAGCGCGACGGATACCGTCACGGTGAAAGGCGGCTGGGCAACGGCCTTTAAAGCGCCATCGCTGCTGCAATTGAGCCCGGACTGGACGACCAACTCCTGCCGTGGCGGCTGCCGTATCGTCGGCAGCCCTGACCTGAAACCTGAAACCAGCGAAAGCTGGGAAATCGGCCTCTACTATCAAGGGGAAGAGGGCTGGCTGGAAGGCGTGCAGGGTAGCGTGACCACCTTCCGCAACGATGTGGAAGATATGATCAACATCGCGCGTACTTCTGATGTCAGCGCGGCGCCAGGCTATTCCAACTTTGTCGGCTTTGATTCCAGCGGCAAGCCAATTTTCGCCTATTACAACGTGAATAAAGCACGAATTCAGGGTGTGGAAACCGAGCTGAAAGTCCCGTTTGGCGAGCAGTGGAAAGTGACGCTGAACTACACCTATAACGATGGTCGCGATCTCAGCAACGGCGGGAATAAGCCGTTGAAGGAGCTGCCGTTCCATACCGCCAACGGTCGTGTAGACTGGACGCCGGTACAGGACTGGTCGTTCTATCTGGCGGCGCGTTACAACGGCGAACAGCGCGCGGTGAGCGCAACCTCGAAAACGCCGGGCGGCTACACGACCTGGGATCTGGGCGGCGCATGGCAGGCTACGCAAAACGTTAAGCTGCGTGCCGGTGTGCTGAACCTGGGGGATAAAGACCTGAGTCGTGATGACTACAGCTATAACGAAGACGGTCGTCGCTACTTTATGGCAGTGGATTACCGCTTCTGA
- the fghA gene encoding S-formylglutathione hydrolase: MELLEEHRCFEGWQQRWRHDSTTLNCAMTFSIFLPPTNGTTPPPVLYWLSGLTCTDENFTTKANAQRVASELGMVLVMPDTSPRGADVANDDGYDLGQGAGFYLNATQQPWATHFRMYDYIRDELPALIQDKFNVSDRCAISGHSMGGHGALLLALKNPGKYVSASAFAPIVNPGNVPWGKKAFTAYLGEDQSAWAQWDSCALLHASQADAATPMLIDQGDNDQFLADQLQPAVFAEIARQKDWPLTLRIQPGYDHSYFFIASFIEDHLRFHAQYLLK, from the coding sequence ATGGAATTGCTTGAAGAACATCGTTGTTTTGAAGGCTGGCAACAACGCTGGCGGCACGACTCCACTACGTTGAACTGCGCCATGACGTTCAGCATCTTTTTACCGCCAACGAATGGAACAACGCCGCCGCCGGTACTTTACTGGCTGTCGGGTTTGACCTGTACGGATGAGAACTTCACCACCAAAGCCAATGCACAACGCGTCGCCTCTGAATTGGGTATGGTGCTGGTGATGCCCGATACCAGCCCGCGCGGCGCGGATGTCGCCAACGATGACGGTTATGATCTGGGCCAGGGCGCGGGTTTTTATCTCAACGCCACGCAGCAGCCGTGGGCTACGCATTTTCGGATGTATGACTATATTCGCGATGAACTGCCAGCACTAATTCAGGATAAATTTAATGTCAGCGATCGCTGTGCTATCAGCGGACACTCAATGGGCGGGCACGGCGCACTGCTGCTGGCACTGAAGAATCCAGGCAAATATGTCAGCGCATCGGCGTTTGCACCCATTGTTAACCCCGGCAATGTGCCGTGGGGTAAGAAAGCGTTTACAGCGTATTTAGGCGAGGATCAATCCGCCTGGGCGCAGTGGGACAGCTGTGCGTTGTTACATGCCAGCCAGGCTGACGCGGCAACGCCGATGCTTATCGATCAGGGCGACAACGATCAGTTCCTGGCCGATCAATTGCAGCCTGCGGTATTCGCGGAGATCGCTCGACAAAAAGACTGGCCGCTAACCCTGCGCATTCAGCCGGGTTACGATCACAGCTACTTCTTTATTGCGTCGTTTATTGAGGATCATCTGCGCTTCCATGCGCAGTATTTGTTGAAGTAA
- a CDS encoding YbfB/YjiJ family MFS transporter: MALRIAFSGFTVLVVIMGIGRFAFTPQVPLMIADNQLTLTSAGLVAAMNYLGYLIGAWDAMRAQRHVETRLYLGITGAVVFTLLSAWADNAWLHGVLRLILGCMSGWALVLTAAWTNERLAQLGHAGLSAAVFAGPGAGIALSGLLAVWIHSQSLAASQGWLLYGLLALVLIILVVRWLPRPGALHPSGTKPEPLHLTADLKRLVWSYSLAGFGYILPATFLSQMAAQRFPGSLFAQFVWPIFGLASVIGIALSIAMRHVGQSHHRLAVVLWLQGIGVLFAWLVPGLPGLALGAALVGGGFLCAVQLSLLYGRELAPRHSRYMAGLLTTGYAVGQLVGPMTSALSTWLTHRLDPALGVAALALLIGGVLVWRPEHARQQQLQ, translated from the coding sequence ATGGCCTTACGAATCGCATTCAGCGGCTTTACGGTGTTGGTGGTTATCATGGGGATAGGGCGGTTTGCCTTTACGCCCCAGGTGCCATTAATGATTGCCGACAACCAGCTCACGCTGACCAGCGCCGGGCTGGTCGCGGCGATGAACTATCTGGGCTACCTGATTGGCGCGTGGGATGCCATGCGCGCGCAGCGTCACGTCGAGACGCGCCTGTATCTGGGCATTACCGGGGCGGTAGTGTTCACGCTGCTTTCCGCATGGGCCGATAATGCCTGGCTGCACGGTGTGCTGCGCCTGATTCTGGGATGCATGAGCGGCTGGGCGCTGGTGCTGACCGCCGCCTGGACCAACGAGCGTCTTGCGCAACTGGGCCATGCCGGGCTGAGCGCCGCAGTGTTCGCCGGGCCGGGCGCGGGGATTGCCCTGAGCGGCCTGCTGGCGGTGTGGATCCACTCTCAGTCGCTTGCCGCATCGCAGGGCTGGCTGCTTTACGGTCTGCTGGCGTTAGTGCTGATTATATTGGTCGTGCGCTGGTTGCCGCGTCCTGGCGCGCTGCATCCGTCGGGCACAAAGCCCGAGCCGCTGCATCTCACCGCCGACCTTAAACGTCTGGTCTGGAGCTACAGTCTGGCAGGATTCGGCTATATCTTGCCCGCGACCTTTCTCTCACAAATGGCCGCGCAGCGCTTTCCCGGTAGCCTGTTCGCCCAGTTTGTCTGGCCGATATTTGGCCTCGCGTCGGTTATCGGTATCGCCCTGAGTATTGCGATGCGTCATGTGGGGCAGAGCCACCACCGTCTGGCGGTGGTACTGTGGTTGCAGGGGATTGGCGTGCTGTTCGCATGGCTGGTACCTGGCTTACCGGGCTTAGCCCTGGGCGCTGCGCTGGTGGGCGGCGGCTTCCTTTGCGCGGTGCAGCTTTCGTTGTTATATGGGCGCGAGCTGGCCCCGCGTCACTCACGCTATATGGCCGGATTGCTGACTACCGGCTATGCAGTCGGTCAATTGGTTGGCCCGATGACCTCGGCGCTGTCGACCTGGCTTACGCATCGCCTGGACCCTGCGCTTGGCGTCGCGGCGCTGGCGCTATTGATCGGTGGCGTGCTGGTATGGCGACCGGAGCATGCAAGGCAGCAGCAATTGCAATAA
- the folE gene encoding GTP cyclohydrolase I FolE yields the protein MSSLSKEAALVHEALVARGLETPLRPPVREMDNETRKRLISGHMTEIMQLLNLDLSDDSLMETPHRIAKMYVDEIFSGLDYANFPKITVIENKMKVDEMVTVRDITLTSTCEHHFVTIDGKATVAYIPKESVIGLSKINRIVQFFAQRPQVQERLTQQILTALQTLLGTNNVAVSIDAVHYCVKARGIRDATSATTTTSLGGLFKSSQNTRQEFLRAVRHHN from the coding sequence ATGTCATCACTGAGTAAAGAAGCTGCACTGGTTCATGAAGCCCTCGTGGCCCGTGGACTGGAAACGCCGCTGCGCCCGCCGGTGCGCGAAATGGATAATGAAACCCGTAAGCGTCTGATTTCAGGGCATATGACTGAGATTATGCAGTTACTGAATCTCGATCTGAGTGATGACAGTTTGATGGAAACTCCGCATCGCATCGCCAAAATGTATGTGGATGAGATTTTCTCTGGCCTCGATTACGCCAATTTCCCGAAAATCACCGTCATTGAAAACAAGATGAAGGTTGATGAGATGGTGACCGTGCGCGATATCACCCTCACCAGCACTTGTGAACACCATTTTGTGACCATCGATGGTAAAGCGACGGTGGCGTACATCCCGAAAGAGTCGGTGATTGGCTTGTCCAAAATCAACCGTATCGTGCAGTTCTTCGCCCAGCGCCCGCAGGTGCAGGAGCGTCTGACGCAGCAAATTCTCACCGCGCTGCAAACCCTGCTCGGGACCAACAACGTGGCGGTTTCGATTGATGCGGTGCATTATTGCGTGAAAGCGCGCGGCATTCGCGATGCTACCAGCGCCACCACCACCACGTCGCTTGGCGGCCTGTTTAAATCCAGCCAGAATACCCGTCAGGAATTCTTGCGCGCCGTACGCCACCACAACTAA
- the yeiB gene encoding DUF418 domain-containing protein YeiB translates to MERNVTLDFVRGVAILGILLLNINGFGLPKAAYLNPAWYGDITSSDAWTWAVLDLFAQVKFLTLFALLFGAGLQLLLPRGKRWIQSRLTLLALLGFIHGLLLWDGDILLAYALVGLISWRLIREARDVKSLFNTGAMLYLVGVGLLVLLGLIADSGQSRSWVPDASTLLYEHFWKVNGGREAISNRVDMLSANLLALGAQYGWQLAGMMLMGAALMRSGWLKGQFSLRHYRRTGASLIAIGMLINLPAIIAQWQLGWDYRWCAFLLQAPRELGAPLQTLGYAALAWGFWPQICHSRLVIAIACVGRMALSNYILQTLICTTLFYRFDLFMKFDRLTLLAFVVPVWLVNIVFSLLWLRYFRQGPLEWLWRQLTARASGVSLRKTFR, encoded by the coding sequence ATGGAACGAAATGTCACCCTGGATTTTGTGCGGGGCGTGGCTATCCTCGGTATCCTGCTGCTGAATATTAACGGCTTTGGCTTGCCCAAAGCCGCCTATCTTAATCCCGCCTGGTATGGCGATATCACCTCAAGCGATGCCTGGACCTGGGCGGTGCTCGACCTCTTTGCGCAGGTCAAATTCCTCACGCTGTTTGCGTTGCTTTTTGGCGCAGGGCTGCAACTGCTTCTGCCTCGCGGGAAACGCTGGATCCAGTCGCGGTTAACGCTGCTCGCTTTACTCGGTTTTATTCACGGCTTGCTCCTTTGGGATGGCGATATTCTGCTGGCCTACGCGCTGGTGGGATTAATCAGCTGGCGTTTAATCCGTGAAGCGCGCGATGTGAAATCGCTATTTAATACCGGGGCGATGCTGTACCTGGTGGGCGTCGGCCTGCTGGTGCTGCTGGGGCTGATTGCCGATTCGGGCCAGAGCCGTTCCTGGGTGCCGGATGCTTCCACGCTGCTTTACGAACACTTCTGGAAGGTCAACGGCGGCAGGGAAGCCATCAGCAATCGGGTGGATATGTTGTCCGCGAATCTGCTGGCGCTTGGCGCACAGTATGGCTGGCAGCTGGCGGGGATGATGCTGATGGGCGCGGCGCTGATGCGCAGCGGCTGGCTGAAAGGGCAGTTTAGCCTGCGACATTACCGACGCACCGGCGCATCGCTGATTGCTATCGGCATGTTGATCAACCTGCCGGCGATTATCGCCCAGTGGCAGTTGGGATGGGATTATCGCTGGTGCGCTTTTCTGTTACAGGCACCACGCGAACTGGGCGCGCCGCTGCAAACGCTGGGCTATGCGGCGCTGGCGTGGGGATTCTGGCCGCAAATCTGCCATTCACGTCTGGTTATCGCTATCGCCTGCGTCGGGCGGATGGCGCTCTCAAACTACATTCTACAAACGCTTATCTGCACTACGCTGTTCTATCGGTTTGATCTGTTTATGAAATTTGACCGCCTGACGCTTCTGGCATTTGTCGTGCCGGTCTGGCTGGTTAACATAGTCTTCTCGCTGCTGTGGCTGCGTTATTTTCGTCAGGGGCCGCTCGAATGGCTCTGGCGACAGCTCACCGCACGCGCTTCCGGTGTTTCCTTACGTAAAACATTCAGATAA
- the galS gene encoding HTH-type transcriptional regulator GalS, whose protein sequence is MITIRDVARQAGVSVATVSRVLNNSALVSPETRETVMKAVAALGYRPNANAQALATQVSDTIGVVVMDVSDPFFGALVKAVDTIAQLQQKYVLIGNSYHEAEKERNAIEVLIRQRCSALIVHSKALSDRELGDFMDHIPGMVLINRIVPGYAHRCVGLDNVSGAVMATRTLLNHGHQRIGYLASSHHIEDEDLRREGWQRALREQGITAPDSWIGTGSPDMQGGEAAMVELLGRNPGLTAVFSYNDNMAAGALTALKDNGIAVPQQVSIIGFDDIPLARYTDPQLTTIRYPIVSMAKLATELALLGAAGKLDASATHCFMPTLVRRHSVAQRQSVLPVTN, encoded by the coding sequence ATGATCACCATTCGTGACGTGGCGCGTCAGGCGGGCGTATCGGTGGCAACGGTTTCTCGCGTTCTGAATAACAGCGCGCTGGTCAGCCCGGAAACACGCGAGACGGTAATGAAAGCGGTTGCGGCGCTGGGCTATCGGCCTAACGCCAATGCGCAGGCGCTGGCGACGCAGGTGAGCGATACCATCGGGGTGGTGGTGATGGACGTCTCCGATCCCTTTTTTGGCGCGCTGGTAAAAGCCGTCGATACCATTGCCCAGTTGCAGCAAAAATATGTGCTTATCGGCAACAGCTACCATGAAGCGGAAAAAGAGCGTAATGCCATTGAGGTATTGATCCGCCAGCGGTGCAGCGCGCTTATTGTGCACTCAAAAGCCCTTAGCGATCGCGAGCTGGGTGATTTTATGGATCACATTCCGGGAATGGTACTGATCAACCGCATCGTGCCGGGATACGCGCACCGCTGCGTGGGGCTGGACAACGTCAGTGGGGCGGTGATGGCAACGCGCACGTTGTTGAATCACGGTCACCAGCGCATTGGTTATCTTGCTTCCAGCCATCATATTGAAGATGAAGACCTGCGCCGTGAAGGCTGGCAACGCGCATTACGCGAGCAGGGCATTACGGCACCCGATAGCTGGATAGGCACCGGGTCGCCGGATATGCAGGGCGGGGAAGCCGCAATGGTTGAACTGCTGGGGCGCAATCCGGGCCTGACGGCGGTGTTTTCCTATAACGATAATATGGCCGCTGGCGCGCTCACTGCGCTAAAAGATAACGGCATTGCCGTGCCGCAGCAGGTTTCTATTATTGGCTTTGATGATATTCCGCTGGCGCGTTACACCGACCCGCAACTTACCACTATCCGCTATCCGATTGTTTCCATGGCAAAATTGGCAACTGAACTGGCCTTACTGGGCGCGGCAGGGAAACTCGATGCATCAGCAACGCATTGTTTTATGCCTACGCTGGTGCGCCGTCATTCGGTGGCTCAACGGCAATCTGTGCTGCCCGTCACTAACTGA
- the mglB gene encoding galactose/glucose ABC transporter substrate-binding protein MglB gives MNKKVLTLSAVMASMLFGAAAHAADTRIGVTIYKYDDNFMSVVRKAIEKDAKAAPDVQLLMNDSQNDQSKQNDQIDVLLAKGVKALAINLVDPAAAGTVIEKARGQNVPIVFFNKEPSRKALDSYDKAFYVGTDSKESGIIQGDLIAKHWAANPNWDLNKDGQVQFVLLKGEPGHPDAEARTTYVIKELNNKGLKTQQLQLDTAMWDTAQAKDKMDAWLSGPNANKIEVVIANNDAMAMGAVEALKAHNKSSIPVFGVDALPEALALVKSGAMAGTVLNDANNQAKATFDLAKNLADGKAAAEGTNWKIENKVVRVPYVGVDKDNLSEFTNK, from the coding sequence ATGAATAAGAAGGTGTTAACCCTGTCTGCTGTGATGGCAAGCATGTTATTCGGTGCCGCAGCGCACGCTGCTGATACCCGCATTGGTGTGACGATTTATAAGTATGACGATAACTTTATGTCCGTGGTCCGCAAAGCTATCGAGAAAGACGCCAAAGCAGCGCCGGACGTACAGCTGCTGATGAACGACTCACAGAACGACCAGTCCAAGCAGAACGACCAGATTGACGTCCTGCTGGCGAAGGGCGTAAAAGCGCTGGCGATCAACCTGGTTGACCCGGCTGCGGCAGGCACCGTGATTGAGAAAGCGCGTGGCCAGAATGTGCCTATCGTTTTCTTCAACAAAGAACCTTCCCGTAAGGCGCTGGACAGCTACGACAAAGCGTTTTACGTCGGTACCGACTCTAAAGAGTCCGGCATTATCCAGGGCGATCTGATTGCCAAACACTGGGCGGCTAACCCGAACTGGGATCTGAACAAAGACGGTCAGGTGCAGTTTGTTCTGCTGAAAGGCGAACCGGGCCACCCGGATGCGGAAGCGCGTACCACCTACGTTATCAAAGAGTTGAATAACAAAGGCCTGAAAACCCAGCAACTGCAGTTAGATACTGCCATGTGGGATACCGCGCAGGCGAAAGACAAAATGGACGCATGGCTCTCTGGCCCGAACGCCAACAAAATTGAAGTAGTTATCGCCAACAACGATGCGATGGCAATGGGCGCGGTTGAAGCGCTGAAAGCGCACAATAAGAGCAGCATTCCGGTATTCGGCGTTGATGCTCTGCCAGAAGCGCTGGCGCTGGTGAAATCTGGCGCGATGGCCGGTACCGTGTTAAACGATGCTAACAACCAGGCGAAAGCCACTTTCGACCTGGCGAAAAACCTGGCCGATGGTAAAGCAGCGGCGGAAGGCACGAACTGGAAAATCGAAAATAAAGTGGTTCGCGTGCCTTACGTGGGTGTAGATAAAGACAACCTTAGCGAATTCACCAATAAATAA
- the mglA gene encoding galactose/methyl galactoside ABC transporter ATP-binding protein MglA yields MVSDNRASSGEFLLEMSHINKSFPGVKALDNVNLKVRPHSIHALMGENGAGKSTLLKCLFGIYQKDSGSIIFQGKEIDFHSAKEALENGISMVHQELNLVLQRSVMDNMWLGRYPAKGMFVDQEKMYRDTKAIFDELDIDIDPRARVGTLSVSQMQMIEIAKAFSYNAKIVIMDEPTSSLTEKEVNHLFTIIRKLKDRGCGIVYISHKMEEIFQLCDEITVLRDGQWIATQPLEGLDMDKIIAMMVGRSLNQRFPDRSNTPGEVILDVQNLTSLRQPSIRDVSFQLRKGEILGIAGLVGAKRTDIVETLFGVREKSSGTIMLHGKKINNHNANEAINNGFALVTEERRSTGIYAYLDIGFNSLISNIKNYKNKVGLLDNSRMKSDTQWVIDSMRVKTPGHHTQIGSLSGGNQQKVIIGRWLLTQPEILMLDEPTRGIDVGAKFEIYQLIAELAKKDKGIIIISSEMPELLGITDRILVMSNGLVAGIVETKTTTQNEILRLASLHL; encoded by the coding sequence ATGGTCAGCGATAATAGAGCGTCGTCGGGCGAATTCTTGTTGGAAATGAGTCATATCAACAAGTCGTTTCCAGGCGTTAAGGCACTCGATAATGTCAATTTAAAGGTCCGCCCGCATTCTATCCATGCGCTTATGGGGGAAAACGGCGCCGGGAAGTCGACGTTATTAAAATGCCTGTTTGGGATCTATCAAAAAGATTCCGGTAGCATTATTTTTCAGGGCAAAGAGATTGATTTCCATTCGGCAAAAGAAGCGCTGGAAAATGGTATATCAATGGTGCACCAGGAACTGAACCTGGTACTGCAACGCTCCGTAATGGACAACATGTGGCTGGGTCGTTATCCGGCCAAAGGCATGTTTGTCGATCAGGAAAAAATGTATCGCGATACCAAAGCGATTTTTGATGAACTGGATATCGATATTGACCCGCGCGCGCGCGTCGGCACGCTGTCCGTTTCGCAAATGCAGATGATTGAAATCGCCAAAGCCTTTTCCTATAACGCCAAAATCGTGATCATGGATGAGCCGACTTCGTCTCTGACCGAGAAAGAAGTTAATCACCTGTTTACGATTATTCGCAAGCTGAAGGATCGCGGCTGCGGCATTGTCTATATCTCTCACAAAATGGAAGAGATCTTCCAGCTGTGTGATGAGATCACCGTTCTGCGCGATGGCCAGTGGATCGCCACCCAGCCGCTGGAAGGGCTGGATATGGACAAAATCATCGCCATGATGGTGGGCCGCTCGTTGAACCAGCGCTTCCCGGATCGTTCTAATACGCCGGGTGAAGTTATTCTGGACGTGCAGAACCTGACCTCGCTGCGTCAGCCGTCAATCCGTGATGTGTCGTTCCAGCTGCGTAAGGGTGAAATTCTGGGTATTGCCGGGCTGGTGGGGGCAAAACGTACCGACATCGTTGAAACGCTGTTTGGCGTGCGCGAAAAATCGTCCGGTACCATCATGCTGCACGGCAAAAAAATTAATAACCACAACGCTAATGAAGCCATCAATAACGGCTTTGCGCTGGTGACCGAAGAGCGTCGCTCAACCGGTATTTATGCTTATCTGGATATCGGCTTTAACTCGCTGATCTCCAATATCAAAAATTATAAAAATAAAGTCGGGCTTCTCGATAATTCACGCATGAAGAGCGATACCCAATGGGTTATCGATTCCATGCGTGTGAAAACGCCGGGCCACCATACGCAAATTGGTTCGCTCTCGGGCGGTAACCAGCAAAAGGTGATTATTGGCCGTTGGCTGTTAACGCAGCCTGAGATTTTAATGCTCGATGAACCGACACGTGGGATTGATGTCGGCGCGAAATTTGAAATTTATCAGCTGATTGCCGAGCTGGCGAAGAAAGATAAAGGGATCATTATTATTTCATCCGAAATGCCGGAGCTGCTGGGCATTACCGACCGTATTCTGGTAATGAGCAACGGTCTGGTTGCCGGAATTGTTGAAACAAAAACAACAACGCAAAACGAAATTCTCCGTCTTGCGTCATTGCACCTTTAA
- the mglC gene encoding galactose/methyl galactoside ABC transporter permease MglC gives MSALNKKSFLTYLKEGGIYVVLLVLLAIIIFQDPTFLSLLNLSNILTQSSVRIIIALGVAGLIVTQGTDLSAGRQVGLAAVIAATLLQSVDNANKVFPEMATMPIALVILIVCAIGAIIGLINGIIIAYLNVTPFITTLGTMIIVYGINSLYYDFVGASPISGFDSGFSTFAQGFIALGSFRLSYITFYALIAVAFVWVLWNKTRFGKNIFAIGGNPEAAKVSGVNVAVNLLVIYALSGVFYAFGGLLEAGRIGSATNNLGFMYELDAIAACVVGGVSFSGGVGTVLGVVTGVIIFTVINYGLTYIGVNPYWQYIIKGAIIIFAVALDSLKYARKK, from the coding sequence ATGAGTGCGTTAAATAAAAAAAGCTTTCTCACTTATCTGAAAGAGGGCGGTATTTACGTCGTTCTTTTGGTTCTGCTGGCGATTATTATTTTCCAGGATCCCACCTTCTTAAGCCTGCTGAACTTAAGTAACATCCTGACCCAGTCTTCTGTGCGTATCATCATCGCGCTCGGCGTGGCGGGGTTGATTGTCACCCAGGGTACTGACCTTTCCGCTGGTCGCCAGGTGGGGCTGGCGGCGGTTATTGCTGCGACGCTGCTGCAATCCGTCGATAACGCCAACAAGGTCTTCCCGGAAATGGCGACCATGCCGATTGCGCTGGTTATCCTGATTGTTTGCGCGATTGGCGCGATTATCGGCCTGATCAACGGCATTATCATTGCTTATCTGAACGTGACGCCGTTTATTACCACGCTCGGCACGATGATTATCGTTTACGGGATTAACTCCCTGTATTACGACTTTGTGGGCGCATCGCCGATCTCTGGCTTTGATAGTGGCTTCTCAACCTTTGCGCAGGGCTTTATTGCGCTCGGCAGTTTCCGTCTGTCGTATATCACCTTCTACGCGTTGATTGCCGTGGCGTTTGTCTGGGTGCTGTGGAACAAAACCCGCTTCGGGAAAAACATCTTCGCCATCGGTGGTAACCCGGAAGCGGCGAAAGTATCCGGCGTAAACGTGGCGGTGAACCTGCTGGTGATTTATGCGCTGTCCGGCGTGTTCTATGCCTTCGGCGGCCTGCTGGAAGCGGGGCGTATCGGTTCGGCGACCAACAACCTCGGCTTTATGTATGAGCTGGATGCGATTGCAGCCTGTGTGGTAGGCGGCGTTTCCTTCAGCGGCGGTGTGGGTACCGTACTTGGCGTGGTGACCGGTGTGATTATCTTTACGGTTATCAACTACGGTCTGACCTATATCGGCGTTAACCCGTACTGGCAGTACATTATTAAAGGGGCGATTATCATCTTCGCCGTGGCGCTGGATTCATTGAAATACGCGCGTAAGAAATAA